Genomic window (Aureibacillus halotolerans):
ATAGGCATGAAGACCGGCAAAGGCGATAAAAAGCCCAAGGAAAAAGCGAGCATACACATGGCGTACGCCTTTTTTATACGGCGAGTCCTCTTTGTTGGCGGCCGCCTTTAAAAAAATGTGTGCAACGAGAGACAGCATTGAAAACAGCATTAACATACGAGGAGACCTCCACATAATAACATTGATTCTATTGTAACAAGCTTATGCAAAAATACAACAGAAGAAAAAAGGTGACGTAATGAGTGAACTATTAAATGCAATTAAAGCCGCACAAAAGATTGTCATCCACAGACATGTACGTCCAGATCCTGACGCGTATGGCTCTCAATGCAGTTTAGCGGAGATCATTAAAGAAAATTTCCCGGAAAAAACGGTGCTTCGTGCTGGGGAAGGAGAACCAACTTTGCAATTCCTTTCAAAAATGGACGAAGTAGAAGATGTGGACTTCAAGGATGCGCTCGTTATTGTTTGTGATACTGCCAATCAAGCACGAGTGGATGATCAGCGATACGCGACAGGTGCGACTGTTTTTAAAGTCGACCATCATCCAAATGATGATCCGTATGGAGATTACAATTGGGTGGAAACGACGGCAAGCTCCACGAGTGAAATGATTTACGAATGGTATAGTACTCATAAAGAGGAGCTTCGCTTGCCTGCGAAGGCGGCTGAGCTGATTTATGCAGGCATTGTGGGAGACACGGGGCGATTCCTATTTCCAAGTGCATCACCTAAAACGTATCGTTACGCGTCCGAACTCGTGACGTACCCGTTTTCGCGAACGGTGATCCATGATGCGTTATATGAAACAAAAGCCAACGTCTTGCGTCTGCAAGGTCATATTTTACAAACCTTCTCTCTTTCTGAGGAAGGAGTTGCGTCTGTATCGATAACAAGACAAATGCTCAAGCAGTTTGAAACGACGGCTCAAGAGGCATCACAGCTTGTTGGGATGCTAGGAAATGTGAGT
Coding sequences:
- a CDS encoding YtpI family protein; this translates as MLMLFSMLSLVAHIFLKAAANKEDSPYKKGVRHVYARFFLGLFIAFAGLHAYGTLGSQLALFICIVFLLLAGANIYAGVRQLKFIKSVNAQQKG
- a CDS encoding DHH family phosphoesterase; translated protein: MSELLNAIKAAQKIVIHRHVRPDPDAYGSQCSLAEIIKENFPEKTVLRAGEGEPTLQFLSKMDEVEDVDFKDALVIVCDTANQARVDDQRYATGATVFKVDHHPNDDPYGDYNWVETTASSTSEMIYEWYSTHKEELRLPAKAAELIYAGIVGDTGRFLFPSASPKTYRYASELVTYPFSRTVIHDALYETKANVLRLQGHILQTFSLSEEGVASVSITRQMLKQFETTAQEASQLVGMLGNVSGIKAWVFFIEEEHLIRVRLRSKGPVVNTIAKRYEGGGHPLAAGASIYDWEMVHQVVSELKRATLEA